One Cellulomonas soli DNA window includes the following coding sequences:
- a CDS encoding glycosyltransferase family 2 protein, whose protein sequence is MSRRDDHDGPVTYAPAPLRPQDRAPHVPSAGVLVDVPRPRPARERPSDPAETPPPTTAPWAQRAVGLAVFAIAASAATALWLLLAVDVPEEAPGLHEGILLGVWHVLYDTELPPPRILLAALLLAVLLASGVALLEQRISTRSRRSVDQRTDPLAPKLVMAATRGVFAGPVTVAALIPAHDEEYSLPATIASLKAQSHPPERIVVIADNCTDGTVEVARRAGVEVVETVANTRKKAGALNQVLARVLPELGDNDTVLVMDADTMLDAGFLETAVARMSADRALMALGGLFYGEEGAGVLGQFQRNEYIRYAREMRRRDGRVLVLTGTASLFRPAALRAVADGRGTRLPGTFGDVYDTAALTEDNELTLALKSLGALMTSPPQCTVVTEVMPTWRTLWAQRLRWQRGALENLGAYGVTPRTFRYWAQQLGIGYGVIALGAYFLLVTLATLSAEQMIWFPFWIGLGGLFALERVVTVWHGGWRARLLAAALLPELVFDAFLDIVYVKGVLDISLGRQASWKHVVHTAPAPVPQPAGGRP, encoded by the coding sequence ATGTCACGCCGCGACGACCACGACGGCCCCGTCACCTACGCGCCCGCACCCCTGCGCCCCCAGGACCGCGCCCCGCACGTGCCGTCCGCAGGAGTTCTCGTCGACGTCCCCCGGCCGCGGCCGGCGCGCGAGCGCCCGAGCGATCCCGCCGAGACCCCGCCCCCGACGACCGCTCCCTGGGCCCAGAGGGCCGTCGGGCTCGCCGTGTTCGCGATCGCCGCCAGCGCGGCGACGGCCCTGTGGCTCCTGCTCGCCGTCGACGTCCCCGAGGAGGCCCCCGGCCTGCACGAGGGGATCCTGCTCGGCGTCTGGCACGTGCTCTACGACACCGAGCTGCCGCCGCCGCGGATCCTGCTCGCGGCACTCCTGCTGGCCGTCCTGCTCGCCTCCGGCGTCGCACTGCTCGAGCAGCGGATCTCCACCCGGTCGCGACGCTCCGTCGACCAGCGCACCGACCCCCTGGCACCCAAGCTCGTGATGGCCGCGACGCGCGGGGTCTTCGCAGGCCCGGTCACCGTCGCCGCGCTCATCCCCGCGCACGACGAGGAGTACTCGCTGCCCGCGACGATCGCCTCCCTGAAGGCCCAGTCGCACCCGCCCGAGCGCATCGTCGTCATCGCGGACAACTGCACCGACGGCACCGTCGAGGTGGCACGGCGCGCCGGGGTCGAGGTCGTCGAGACCGTGGCCAACACCCGCAAGAAGGCGGGCGCGCTCAACCAGGTCCTCGCCCGCGTCCTGCCCGAGCTCGGCGACAACGACACCGTGCTCGTCATGGACGCCGACACCATGCTCGACGCCGGGTTCCTCGAGACGGCGGTCGCACGCATGAGCGCCGACCGCGCGCTCATGGCCCTCGGCGGCCTGTTCTACGGCGAGGAGGGCGCCGGCGTCCTCGGCCAGTTCCAGCGCAACGAGTACATCCGCTACGCCCGCGAGATGCGCCGCCGCGACGGACGGGTGCTCGTGCTGACCGGCACCGCCTCGCTGTTCCGCCCGGCTGCGCTGCGCGCCGTCGCCGACGGCCGCGGGACCCGGCTGCCCGGCACCTTCGGAGACGTCTACGACACCGCGGCGCTGACCGAGGACAACGAGCTGACGCTCGCCCTGAAGTCCCTCGGCGCCCTCATGACCTCTCCCCCGCAGTGCACCGTCGTCACCGAGGTCATGCCCACCTGGCGCACCCTGTGGGCCCAGAGGCTGCGCTGGCAGCGCGGCGCGCTGGAGAACCTCGGTGCGTACGGCGTCACCCCCCGCACCTTCCGCTACTGGGCGCAGCAGCTCGGCATCGGGTACGGCGTGATCGCACTCGGCGCGTACTTCCTGCTCGTCACTCTCGCGACGCTCAGCGCGGAGCAGATGATCTGGTTCCCGTTCTGGATCGGCCTGGGCGGCCTGTTCGCCCTCGAACGGGTCGTGACCGTGTGGCACGGCGGCTGGCGCGCCCGCCTGCTCGCCGCCGCCCTGCTGCCCGAGCTCGTCTTCGACGCGTTCCTCGACATCGTCTACGTCAAGGGCGTGCTCGACATCTCCCTCGGCCGGCAGGCCAGCTGGAAGCACGTCGTGCACACCGCTCCGGCCCCCGTCCCGCAGCCGGCGGGCGGGCGACCATGA
- a CDS encoding YbhB/YbcL family Raf kinase inhibitor-like protein, translated as MSQPITRPVAPEPYGLLPPVPTFTLLSDDLAAGHRLPDALTAAAGGLGASPHLTWSGFPAATRSFLVSCFDPDAPGPSGWWHWTLVDVPRTTTSLPRGAGTPDGHALPTGAHQLRGDDGIAGYVGAAPPPGDQVHRYLFAVHALDVEHLGVGPDAMPGAANTAAVLHTLARAVLVGTYQR; from the coding sequence TTGTCCCAGCCGATCACCCGTCCGGTCGCCCCCGAGCCGTACGGGCTGCTGCCGCCGGTACCCACGTTCACCCTGCTCAGCGACGACCTCGCCGCGGGCCACCGCCTGCCCGACGCCCTCACCGCAGCCGCAGGGGGTCTGGGCGCCTCACCGCACCTGACCTGGTCGGGGTTCCCTGCGGCGACCCGCTCGTTCCTGGTCTCCTGCTTCGACCCGGACGCCCCCGGACCGTCGGGCTGGTGGCACTGGACGCTGGTCGACGTGCCACGGACGACGACCTCGCTGCCTCGCGGCGCCGGGACCCCCGACGGTCACGCCCTGCCCACGGGCGCCCACCAGCTGCGGGGCGACGACGGCATCGCCGGGTACGTCGGGGCTGCTCCCCCGCCCGGCGACCAGGTGCACCGGTACCTGTTCGCGGTGCACGCCCTCGACGTGGAGCACCTGGGGGTCGGACCCGACGCGATGCCCGGGGCGGCGAACACCGCGGCGGTGCTGCACACGCTGGCCCGCGCGGTGCTGGTCGGCACCTACCAGCGCTGA
- a CDS encoding YbaK/EbsC family protein has protein sequence MPTSTTTTPTDTLTWLRAVDHPALLAPSTHAALLAWAETDASVAASVLVAQIDPELADTAAMTQAYDLPLAASVNCVLVAGRREGDERVAAALVRATTRADVNTTVKRLLDVRKASFLPMDRATAESGMEYGGITPIGLPAGYRLLLDSRVVADDPDAGGRVIIGSGLRRSKVALPGTLLGRAPGVEVVEGLALA, from the coding sequence ATGCCCACCTCGACCACGACGACCCCCACCGACACCCTCACCTGGCTGCGGGCCGTGGATCACCCCGCGCTGCTCGCACCGTCGACGCACGCCGCGCTGCTGGCCTGGGCCGAGACGGACGCGTCGGTGGCCGCGTCGGTGCTCGTCGCGCAGATCGACCCCGAGCTGGCCGACACCGCGGCGATGACCCAGGCGTACGACCTGCCGCTGGCCGCCTCGGTCAACTGCGTCCTGGTCGCCGGCCGCCGCGAGGGCGACGAGCGCGTCGCCGCGGCCCTCGTGCGTGCCACGACACGCGCCGACGTCAACACGACGGTCAAGCGCCTGCTCGACGTGCGCAAGGCCTCGTTCCTGCCGATGGACCGCGCCACGGCCGAGTCCGGCATGGAGTACGGCGGGATCACCCCGATCGGCCTGCCGGCCGGCTACCGCCTGCTGCTCGACTCACGCGTGGTGGCCGACGACCCGGACGCCGGCGGGCGGGTCATCATCGGCAGCGGCTTGCGGCGCTCCAAGGTCGCCCTGCCCGGCACGCTGCTCGGTCGCGCCCCGGGCGTCGAGGTCGTCGAGGGCCTCGCCCTGGCGTAG
- a CDS encoding AI-2E family transporter, producing the protein MSDQSGHVEHTAPHWLRAIAGVSWRLLVVVAAVSLVFYATSRVQLLFIAVFMALVFTAVLRPLVDTLAKVMPRALATGLGLLSGILVFLGLLAYVAYSIVNQWNALSVTFGDGIAELLTYLESGRLPVQITNDQINEWIATAQQWVQDHAGEIAGQAATRAGSVVEVFTALALAIFCSVFFLARGREMWTWFLNQLPTRVRETWHQAGGVGWYTFSGYTRGTVIIAVTDGIFAFILLSVLRVPLSAPLAVLVLIGAFIPLVGAPAAMIVAMIVALAANGLWSAVAVGVGIALIGQFEGHVLQPIVMGKQVSLHPVVIALAVTAGTLTAGILGAVIAVPLVAVAWSVFAKLRTLEPPTDHTDAGPAPEAGPSDAERAPVRGRTTDGMSPEVA; encoded by the coding sequence ATGAGCGACCAGTCCGGGCACGTCGAGCACACCGCACCGCACTGGCTGCGAGCCATCGCCGGGGTGTCGTGGCGGCTGCTCGTCGTGGTCGCAGCGGTGTCGTTGGTGTTCTACGCGACCTCGCGCGTCCAGCTGCTGTTCATCGCCGTCTTCATGGCACTGGTCTTCACCGCCGTGCTGCGCCCGCTCGTCGACACCCTCGCCAAGGTCATGCCCCGCGCCCTGGCCACCGGGCTCGGACTGCTCTCCGGCATCCTCGTCTTCCTCGGCCTGCTCGCCTACGTGGCCTACTCGATCGTCAACCAGTGGAACGCGCTGTCGGTCACGTTCGGTGACGGCATCGCCGAGCTGCTCACGTACCTGGAGAGCGGGCGGCTGCCGGTCCAGATCACCAACGACCAGATCAACGAGTGGATCGCCACCGCCCAGCAGTGGGTGCAGGACCATGCCGGTGAGATCGCCGGCCAGGCGGCCACGCGCGCAGGTTCGGTCGTCGAGGTGTTCACGGCGCTCGCCCTGGCCATCTTCTGCTCGGTGTTCTTCCTCGCCCGCGGGCGCGAGATGTGGACGTGGTTCCTCAACCAGCTGCCCACGCGCGTGCGGGAGACGTGGCACCAGGCCGGCGGCGTCGGCTGGTACACGTTCTCGGGGTACACCCGAGGGACCGTGATCATCGCCGTCACCGACGGGATCTTCGCGTTCATCCTGCTCTCGGTGCTGCGCGTGCCGCTGTCGGCGCCCCTGGCCGTGCTCGTCCTCATCGGGGCGTTCATCCCGCTGGTAGGCGCACCCGCGGCCATGATCGTGGCGATGATCGTCGCTCTGGCCGCCAACGGCCTGTGGTCGGCGGTGGCCGTCGGCGTCGGCATCGCGCTCATCGGGCAGTTCGAGGGGCACGTACTGCAGCCCATCGTCATGGGCAAGCAGGTCTCGCTGCACCCCGTCGTCATCGCGCTTGCGGTCACGGCGGGCACACTGACCGCCGGGATCCTCGGCGCGGTCATCGCCGTGCCACTCGTCGCGGTCGCCTGGTCGGTCTTCGCCAAGCTGCGCACGCTCGAACCCCCGACGGACCACACCGACGCAGGTCCCGCGCCCGAGGCGGGCCCGTCCGACGCCGAACGTGCGCCCGTGCGGGGCCGGACGACGGACGGGATGTCACCGGAAGTCGCGTGA
- a CDS encoding DNA polymerase Y family protein, producing MSTRTTVLWVPDWPVVAAAAVERTPVHVPAAVHDGRRLTAVSELARAQGVRRGMRRRQAQGVCPELVLLPADDARDVRLFEPVAAAAETVVAGIEVARAGLLLLPASGASRYHGSEEALAELLVAAVGEATGHECAVGTADGLLAAVLAARTGSAVPAGGSPAFLAPRGVGELVHATVSDDVAAAVADLVDLWHRLGLRTLGQIAALPRTDVHARFGPLGVWAHTLACGRDERPPARRRPEADLEVSAALDPPVDRVDTATFAGRRLAEQLHDLLVQRAVSCGRLQIAARTDDGEELVRTWRTDLGGWGGLTPARITDRIRWQLEGWLTGAAIEAARERSRLTGGRDRRRRSRDPHDDDLLEVPDPDLLGEEHPVTLVHLTVTALDVAPAGAEQGRLWGGPSGGDLRAHRALDRVQGIVGLDGVLQATLQGGRDVRDQVHLRPWGEQSAPGRPLDRPWPGRLPDPAPATVPPAPEPLDVLDADGVPVGVDSRCRLTAAPATVRWRPHGDPVRAVVGWAGPWLLTQRWWVAGAAPRAHLQVTLDDRQALLLAGTPDGWVCEATYD from the coding sequence ATGAGCACCCGCACCACCGTCCTGTGGGTCCCCGACTGGCCGGTCGTCGCCGCGGCCGCCGTCGAACGCACGCCCGTGCACGTGCCCGCCGCGGTGCACGACGGGCGACGGCTCACCGCCGTGTCCGAGCTCGCCCGTGCGCAGGGCGTGCGTCGCGGCATGCGGCGACGGCAGGCGCAGGGCGTGTGCCCCGAGCTGGTGCTGCTGCCCGCCGACGACGCGCGCGACGTGCGCCTGTTCGAACCGGTCGCCGCCGCCGCCGAGACCGTGGTCGCCGGGATCGAGGTGGCCCGCGCCGGGCTGCTCCTGCTGCCGGCGTCCGGGGCGAGCCGCTACCACGGCTCGGAGGAGGCGCTCGCGGAGCTGCTGGTCGCCGCCGTCGGCGAGGCGACGGGTCACGAGTGCGCGGTCGGCACCGCCGACGGGCTGCTGGCCGCCGTGCTCGCCGCCCGCACCGGGTCGGCGGTCCCCGCAGGCGGTTCGCCGGCGTTCCTGGCACCGCGCGGGGTCGGCGAGCTGGTGCACGCCACCGTCAGCGACGACGTCGCGGCGGCGGTCGCCGACCTCGTCGACCTGTGGCACCGGCTCGGGCTGCGCACCCTCGGCCAGATCGCGGCGCTGCCGCGCACCGACGTGCACGCCCGGTTCGGCCCGCTGGGGGTGTGGGCGCACACCCTGGCCTGCGGCCGCGACGAGCGCCCCCCGGCCCGCCGGCGGCCCGAGGCCGACCTCGAGGTCTCCGCCGCGCTCGACCCCCCGGTCGACCGTGTCGACACCGCCACGTTCGCCGGGCGTCGGCTGGCCGAGCAGCTGCACGACCTGCTCGTGCAGCGGGCCGTCTCGTGCGGGCGCCTGCAGATCGCCGCGCGCACCGACGACGGCGAGGAGCTCGTGCGCACCTGGCGCACCGACCTGGGCGGCTGGGGCGGGCTCACACCGGCTCGCATCACCGACCGGATCCGCTGGCAGCTCGAGGGCTGGCTCACCGGCGCCGCGATCGAGGCCGCCCGGGAACGCTCGCGGCTGACCGGTGGTCGCGACCGTCGGCGTCGTTCCCGTGACCCGCACGACGACGACCTGCTGGAGGTGCCCGACCCGGACCTGCTGGGGGAGGAGCACCCCGTCACGCTCGTGCACCTGACGGTCACCGCGCTCGACGTCGCCCCCGCAGGTGCCGAGCAGGGACGGCTGTGGGGAGGGCCGTCCGGTGGTGACCTGCGTGCGCACCGGGCGCTGGACCGGGTGCAGGGCATCGTCGGGCTCGACGGTGTGCTGCAGGCGACCCTGCAGGGTGGGCGTGACGTGCGCGACCAGGTGCACCTGCGCCCCTGGGGTGAGCAGTCCGCCCCCGGGCGTCCGCTGGACCGCCCCTGGCCGGGCCGCCTCCCGGACCCGGCCCCCGCGACCGTGCCGCCCGCGCCCGAGCCGCTCGACGTGCTCGACGCCGACGGGGTGCCCGTGGGGGTGGACTCCCGGTGCCGCCTGACCGCGGCCCCGGCGACCGTGCGGTGGCGCCCGCACGGCGACCCGGTCCGCGCCGTCGTCGGCTGGGCCGGACCGTGGCTGCTCACCCAGCGCTGGTGGGTCGCCGGCGCCGCCCCCCGCGCCCACCTGCAGGTCACGCTCGACGACCGGCAGGCGCTGCTGCTGGCCGGCACCCCCGACGGGTGGGTCTGCGAGGCGACCTATGACTGA
- a CDS encoding PHP domain-containing protein — protein MTEPTPRYAELHAHSAFSFLDGASQPEELAAEAARLGLEALAITDHDGLYGVVRFSEAARAVNLPTVFGAELHLPAPDGRRHPNERAPRPGPPVLDPPTGIPDPRSTHLVVLARGPDGYRGLSRAIAEAHLRTGRKGAADHRLETLAEAAAGQWLVLTGCRKGAVRRALAGGDPSGTVAVAPGGFDAARTELDRLVALFGRENVAVELTASGTPQDAERADALAVLADTLRLPLAATGNVHHATPRDADLAAALAAVRARSSLEDMDGWLPGALVAHLRSAAEMAVLHRRYPQAVRTAADLGVECAFDLRLVAPDLPPYPVPPGHTEATWLRELVRRGAEDLYGHPGHERVPGAYAQLEHELTVIEGLGFPGYFLVVYDLVDFCRKNGILAQGRGSAANSAVCYALRVTAVDAVRHGLLFERFLAPERDGPPDIDVDIESARREEVIQYVYRTHGRRHAAQVANVISYRPRSAVRDAARALGYDAGQQDAWASGIERWGSLRGPERDSPWWTMHRSGPVGPVAGGSPAAVGRRDGDGVLWSTQHEPAPVARRRAAPGPGEPTVDRHDVVPPVAPPPADALDEIPDQVIDLAERFLRLPRHLGIHSGGMVMCDRPVIEVCPVEWARMPGRTVLQWDKEDCADAGLVKFDLLGLGMLTALRLAFGFVREHEGVDLDLHALPPEDPLVYDLLCAADTVGVFQVESRAQMGTLPRLQPKTFYDIVIEVALIRPGPIQGGSVHPYIERYRGRQKVTYPHPKLEKSLKRTLGVPLFQEQLMQMAIDVADFTPTEADQLRRAMGSKRSVERMEALRARLMAGMANNGVDERTREEIFDKLRAFADFGFPESHAYSFAFLVYASSWLKVHHPAAFYAGILAAQPMGFYSPQTLAADARRHGLAVLRPDVQTSAVQACVERTGPTRTGGEPRLVPVPSGTARVRPPGEATGEQRSLAVRLGLAAVRSVGADVAERVVAERRVRGPFVDLRDLVRRVRLSTAQLESLATAGALDSLGVTRREALWAAGALAQEGPDTLPGVSVGISAPTLPGLSEVETATADVWATGVSVDSYPTQFLREGLDEAGVLRVEQVYRHEVGRRVAVAGVVTHRQRPGTARGVTFLSLEDETGLLNVICSSGLWQRFRTTARTSRALVVRGRLERADGATNLVAEHLAPLSLRVRSSSRDFR, from the coding sequence ATGACTGAGCCGACCCCTCGCTACGCCGAGCTGCACGCGCACTCCGCGTTCAGCTTCCTCGACGGCGCCAGCCAGCCCGAGGAGCTGGCCGCCGAGGCCGCCCGGCTGGGCCTGGAGGCGCTGGCCATCACCGACCACGACGGCCTGTACGGCGTGGTCCGGTTCTCCGAGGCTGCCCGTGCCGTGAACCTGCCGACGGTGTTCGGCGCCGAGCTGCACCTGCCCGCCCCCGACGGACGACGCCACCCGAACGAGCGTGCACCGCGCCCCGGACCGCCCGTGCTGGACCCGCCGACCGGCATCCCGGACCCGCGCTCGACGCACCTGGTGGTTCTCGCACGCGGTCCGGACGGGTACCGGGGGCTGTCGAGGGCGATCGCCGAGGCGCACCTGCGCACCGGACGCAAGGGAGCCGCCGACCACCGGCTCGAGACGCTCGCCGAGGCCGCCGCCGGGCAGTGGCTCGTGCTCACCGGCTGCCGCAAGGGTGCCGTCCGGCGCGCGCTCGCGGGCGGCGACCCGTCGGGCACCGTCGCGGTCGCGCCCGGCGGGTTCGACGCGGCGCGCACCGAGCTGGACCGGCTCGTGGCCCTGTTCGGCCGGGAGAACGTCGCCGTGGAGCTCACGGCGTCCGGCACCCCGCAGGACGCCGAACGTGCCGACGCGCTCGCGGTGCTCGCTGACACGCTGCGCCTGCCGCTGGCGGCCACGGGCAACGTGCACCACGCGACCCCGCGCGACGCCGACCTCGCAGCCGCCCTCGCGGCCGTCAGGGCACGCTCGTCGTTGGAGGACATGGACGGCTGGCTGCCCGGGGCGCTGGTCGCGCACCTGCGTTCGGCGGCGGAGATGGCGGTGCTGCACAGGCGGTATCCGCAGGCGGTGCGTACGGCGGCCGACCTGGGTGTCGAGTGCGCGTTCGACCTGCGGCTGGTCGCCCCGGACCTGCCGCCGTACCCCGTGCCGCCCGGGCACACGGAGGCGACCTGGCTGCGCGAGCTGGTCCGGCGTGGTGCGGAGGACCTGTACGGCCACCCGGGGCACGAACGGGTGCCCGGGGCGTACGCCCAGCTCGAGCACGAGCTGACCGTCATCGAGGGGCTCGGGTTCCCCGGGTACTTCCTCGTCGTGTACGACCTGGTCGACTTCTGCCGCAAGAACGGGATCCTCGCCCAGGGGCGCGGCTCGGCCGCGAACTCGGCGGTCTGCTACGCGCTGCGCGTGACCGCGGTCGACGCGGTGCGCCACGGCCTGCTGTTCGAGCGGTTCCTGGCCCCCGAACGGGACGGCCCGCCGGACATCGACGTCGACATCGAGTCGGCCCGCCGTGAGGAGGTCATCCAGTACGTGTACCGCACGCACGGCCGCCGGCACGCGGCGCAGGTGGCCAACGTCATCTCCTACCGTCCGCGCTCGGCCGTGCGCGACGCGGCCCGCGCGCTCGGGTACGACGCCGGTCAGCAGGACGCGTGGGCGTCGGGCATCGAGCGCTGGGGGAGCCTGCGTGGTCCGGAGCGGGACAGCCCGTGGTGGACGATGCACCGCTCGGGTCCGGTCGGCCCGGTGGCCGGAGGGTCGCCTGCAGCGGTCGGGAGGCGTGACGGCGACGGCGTGCTGTGGAGCACGCAGCACGAGCCGGCACCCGTGGCGCGCCGCCGGGCCGCACCGGGTCCGGGGGAGCCGACCGTCGACCGGCACGACGTGGTCCCCCCGGTCGCGCCGCCGCCGGCCGACGCCCTCGACGAGATCCCGGACCAGGTGATCGACCTGGCCGAACGGTTCCTGCGGCTGCCCCGGCACCTGGGCATCCACTCCGGCGGCATGGTCATGTGCGACCGCCCGGTCATCGAGGTGTGCCCGGTGGAGTGGGCGCGGATGCCGGGTCGCACGGTGCTGCAGTGGGACAAGGAGGACTGCGCGGACGCCGGGCTGGTGAAGTTCGACCTGCTGGGTCTGGGCATGCTCACCGCGTTGCGCCTGGCGTTCGGGTTCGTGCGTGAGCACGAGGGTGTCGATCTGGACCTGCACGCCCTGCCTCCGGAGGACCCGCTGGTGTACGACCTGCTGTGCGCGGCGGACACCGTAGGGGTGTTCCAGGTGGAGTCGCGCGCGCAGATGGGCACGTTGCCGCGCCTGCAGCCGAAGACGTTCTACGACATCGTCATCGAGGTCGCGCTCATCCGCCCCGGGCCGATCCAGGGCGGTTCGGTGCACCCGTACATCGAGCGATACCGCGGACGGCAGAAGGTGACCTACCCGCACCCGAAGCTGGAGAAGTCGCTCAAGCGCACCCTGGGCGTCCCGCTGTTCCAGGAGCAGCTCATGCAGATGGCGATCGACGTGGCCGACTTCACGCCCACCGAGGCCGACCAGCTGCGCCGGGCGATGGGTTCCAAGCGGTCGGTCGAGCGCATGGAGGCGTTGCGGGCCCGGCTGATGGCGGGCATGGCGAACAACGGTGTCGACGAGCGGACCCGTGAGGAGATCTTCGACAAGCTCAGGGCGTTCGCCGACTTCGGCTTCCCCGAGTCGCACGCGTACTCGTTCGCGTTCCTGGTGTACGCCAGCTCGTGGCTCAAGGTGCACCACCCGGCGGCGTTCTACGCGGGCATCCTGGCGGCCCAGCCGATGGGCTTCTACTCCCCGCAGACCCTGGCCGCGGACGCCCGTCGGCACGGTCTGGCGGTGCTGCGCCCGGACGTGCAGACCTCGGCCGTGCAGGCGTGCGTGGAGCGCACGGGGCCGACGCGGACCGGGGGCGAGCCGCGCCTGGTCCCCGTGCCCAGCGGCACGGCCCGGGTCCGTCCGCCGGGTGAGGCCACAGGGGAGCAGCGTTCGCTCGCGGTGCGGCTCGGCCTGGCCGCGGTGCGCTCGGTCGGCGCGGACGTGGCCGAACGCGTGGTCGCCGAGCGCCGGGTGCGTGGGCCGTTCGTCGACCTGCGCGACCTGGTGCGCCGGGTGCGGCTGTCCACCGCCCAGCTGGAGTCGCTCGCGACCGCGGGCGCGCTCGACAGCCTGGGTGTGACCCGTCGGGAGGCGTTGTGGGCCGCCGGGGCGCTCGCCCAGGAGGGCCCCGACACGCTCCCGGGTGTCTCGGTCGGCATCAGCGCCCCCACGCTGCCGGGGCTGAGCGAGGTCGAGACCGCGACGGCCGACGTGTGGGCCACGGGCGTCTCGGTCGACTCCTACCCGACGCAGTTCCTGCGCGAGGGGCTCGACGAGGCCGGGGTGCTGCGCGTCGAGCAGGTGTACCGGCACGAGGTGGGTCGGCGGGTGGCGGTCGCCGGTGTGGTCACGCACCGTCAACGGCCGGGCACGGCCCGCGGGGTGACGTTCCTGTCGTTGGAGGACGAGACGGGCCTGCTCAACGTCATCTGCTCCTCGGGGCTGTGGCAGCGGTTCCGGACGACGGCGCGCACCTCGCGGGCGCTGGTCGTGCGCGGTCGTCTGGAGCGTGCCGACGGGGCCACGAACCTGGTCGCCGAGCACCTGGCCCCGCTGTCGCTGCGCGTGCGGTCGTCCTCACGCGACTTCCGGTGA
- a CDS encoding aspartate aminotransferase family protein, producing MPTRTPVVLDRTRIAELTARESARLDERTPASAALYARARQTLSGGVASSYQVRDPWPIYLERGEGSAVWDVDGNRMVDFHNGFGSMVQGHAHPAITEAVTARITRGTHFAAPTEDAVVVGEELKRRWGLPRWRYVNSGSEATMDAIRIARALTGRDTIVKVFGSYHGHHDYVMVSIGVPYGEIGDRDDLASLPYGAGIPQSSVDMTIPVPFNDAPAMERRIERLIAEGRKPAAVIMEAAMMNLGIVLPEPGYLEAVREITRRHGIVLIFDEVKTGLCIAAGGATERFGVTPDMVTLAKALGGGLPLGAIGGTEEVFEAVESGKVYQVGTYNGNPLGVAAARASLEKVLTPEAYAHLDALNEHMVTGCQAVIEEFGLPGYAVGVASKGCVTFAPEKIVDYESFKKYQDGELADLAWLYNMNRGVFMTPGREEEWTLSVQHTIADCDVFIDAFAQLAADLTR from the coding sequence ATGCCCACCCGCACCCCGGTCGTCCTCGACCGCACCCGGATCGCCGAGCTGACCGCACGCGAGTCCGCGCGGCTCGACGAGCGCACCCCGGCGTCGGCCGCCCTCTACGCGCGGGCCCGCCAGACGCTGTCGGGAGGTGTGGCCTCGTCGTACCAGGTGCGCGACCCGTGGCCGATCTACCTCGAGCGCGGCGAGGGCTCGGCGGTGTGGGACGTCGACGGCAACCGGATGGTCGACTTCCACAACGGGTTCGGCTCGATGGTGCAGGGTCACGCCCACCCGGCGATCACCGAGGCGGTCACGGCCCGGATCACGCGCGGCACGCACTTCGCGGCGCCGACCGAGGATGCCGTCGTGGTCGGCGAGGAGCTCAAGCGGCGGTGGGGGCTGCCGCGCTGGCGGTACGTCAACTCCGGGTCCGAGGCGACGATGGACGCGATCCGGATCGCCCGCGCCCTGACGGGCCGGGACACGATCGTCAAGGTCTTCGGCTCGTACCACGGCCACCACGACTACGTGATGGTCTCCATCGGCGTCCCGTACGGGGAGATCGGCGACCGGGACGACCTCGCTTCGCTGCCGTACGGCGCGGGGATCCCGCAGTCGTCGGTCGACATGACGATCCCGGTGCCGTTCAACGACGCCCCGGCCATGGAACGTCGCATCGAGCGGCTCATCGCCGAGGGTCGCAAGCCGGCCGCGGTCATCATGGAGGCCGCCATGATGAACCTCGGCATCGTGCTGCCCGAGCCCGGGTACCTGGAGGCCGTGCGCGAGATCACGCGGCGGCACGGCATCGTGCTGATCTTCGACGAGGTCAAGACCGGCCTGTGCATCGCGGCGGGCGGCGCGACCGAGCGGTTCGGCGTGACCCCGGACATGGTCACGCTCGCCAAGGCGCTCGGTGGCGGTCTGCCGCTGGGCGCCATCGGCGGCACCGAGGAGGTCTTCGAGGCCGTCGAGAGCGGGAAGGTCTACCAGGTGGGGACCTACAACGGGAACCCGCTCGGCGTCGCGGCCGCGCGGGCGAGCCTCGAGAAGGTCCTCACGCCCGAGGCCTACGCCCACCTCGACGCCCTCAACGAGCACATGGTGACCGGCTGCCAGGCCGTCATCGAGGAGTTCGGCCTGCCGGGCTACGCCGTGGGCGTCGCCTCCAAGGGCTGCGTGACGTTCGCCCCGGAGAAGATCGTCGACTACGAGTCGTTCAAGAAGTACCAGGACGGCGAGCTGGCCGACCTGGCCTGGCTGTACAACATGAACCGCGGCGTGTTCATGACCCCCGGGCGCGAGGAGGAGTGGACGCTGTCGGTCCAGCACACGATCGCGGACTGCGACGTGTTCATCGACGCCTTCGCCCAGCTGGCGGCCGACCTGACGCGCTGA